Proteins from a single region of Phycisphaeraceae bacterium D3-23:
- a CDS encoding aldo/keto reductase produces the protein MQPRYLGRTGIRVSPLTLGTMTFGDTTDAPTAVAMIRAAVEHGVNLIDTANVYNHGESERIVGQALNDFGPAVRDRLVVATKCHGNMFKEHHVDDPLLAKLDPNRWGNSRRQVIEQCNASLKRLDIDHIDLYQIHRPHNECATDETLRALDDLVRSGKVRYIGCSTFAAWQVVESLWLSERHGLNRYVTEQPPYHLFDRRIERELVPMAQTYGLGLIPWSPLAGGLLSGKYRRGKDVPGDARYAEGNAGRGNKFMDNSAALDAVEGLAALADDKGCTLDALALAWVAQQPAISSAIMGPRTPEQLASNLKAYDIEITDADRERIDELCPPGRMRVPYYEASFGPHRWR, from the coding sequence ATGCAGCCCCGATACCTCGGCCGAACCGGCATCCGCGTCAGCCCGCTCACGCTGGGCACCATGACCTTCGGCGACACGACCGACGCCCCCACCGCCGTCGCCATGATCCGCGCCGCCGTCGAGCACGGCGTCAACCTCATCGACACCGCCAACGTCTACAACCACGGCGAATCCGAACGCATCGTCGGCCAGGCCCTCAATGACTTCGGCCCCGCCGTACGCGATCGGCTCGTCGTCGCGACCAAGTGCCACGGCAATATGTTCAAAGAGCATCACGTCGACGACCCCCTGCTCGCCAAGCTCGACCCCAACCGCTGGGGCAACTCACGCCGGCAGGTCATCGAGCAGTGCAACGCCTCGCTCAAACGCCTCGACATCGACCACATCGACCTCTACCAGATCCACCGCCCGCACAACGAGTGCGCGACCGACGAAACACTCCGCGCGCTCGACGACCTCGTGCGCAGCGGCAAGGTCCGCTACATCGGCTGCTCGACCTTCGCGGCCTGGCAGGTCGTCGAGTCGCTCTGGCTCAGCGAGCGCCACGGGCTCAACCGCTACGTCACCGAGCAGCCGCCCTACCACCTCTTCGACCGCCGTATCGAGCGCGAGCTCGTGCCGATGGCCCAGACCTACGGGCTCGGGCTCATCCCGTGGTCGCCGCTGGCCGGGGGGCTGCTTTCGGGCAAGTACCGCCGGGGCAAAGATGTGCCTGGGGATGCGCGCTACGCGGAGGGCAACGCAGGCCGGGGCAATAAGTTTATGGACAACAGCGCCGCGCTCGACGCGGTCGAGGGCCTGGCAGCGCTCGCCGACGACAAGGGCTGCACGCTCGACGCCCTCGCGCTCGCCTGGGTCGCGCAGCAGCCGGCGATCAGCAGCGCGATCATGGGCCCACGCACCCCCGAGCAACTCGCCAGCAACCTCAAGGCCTATGACATCGAAATCACCGACGCCGACCGCGAGCGGATCGACGAACTCTGCCCACCGGGCCGGATGCGCGTGCCCTACTACGAGGCGAGCTTCGGCCCGCACCGCTGGCGGTAA
- a CDS encoding PEP-CTERM sorting domain-containing protein produces the protein MIRNTTAFGLSALLLAGSAGAANVTWNGSAADGAWENGANWSAGAAPVLDGTDNGFISNGDTVTYTPGPDLVVNAGSTLTIDGGSTWQQGPTNWTQINGGALVLDDGTLTRSGGGNLVLAFNDGDDATVSLDNGSSINLGGELWFGHTAALTNQVISLTIGGGSSISATTPGAVGLWFWDTDAAGNDFNLNFISGTEVSSINARVGRRNTAGGSNAVTWETLWDEGILTVDGGNAGSFSDHFTTTGTAGTSDYALLSNPVPEPGSLALLGLGGLLIARRRRAE, from the coding sequence ATGATTCGGAACACCACTGCGTTTGGACTCTCGGCGCTGTTGCTCGCAGGTAGTGCGGGTGCGGCGAATGTGACATGGAACGGCTCGGCCGCCGACGGTGCCTGGGAGAACGGGGCGAACTGGAGTGCCGGTGCGGCCCCTGTCCTCGACGGTACGGACAACGGGTTTATCAGCAATGGCGATACGGTCACTTACACCCCCGGCCCGGACCTGGTCGTCAATGCCGGCAGCACACTGACCATCGACGGCGGCAGCACCTGGCAGCAAGGCCCAACTAACTGGACCCAGATCAACGGTGGTGCGCTTGTGCTGGATGATGGCACCCTCACCCGGTCGGGCGGTGGCAACCTGGTGCTCGCCTTCAATGACGGCGATGACGCGACGGTCTCGCTCGACAACGGGTCGTCGATCAACCTCGGCGGCGAGCTCTGGTTTGGCCATACCGCTGCACTGACGAACCAAGTCATCTCGCTTACGATCGGTGGCGGCAGCTCGATCTCGGCCACCACGCCCGGCGCGGTCGGCTTGTGGTTCTGGGATACCGACGCGGCGGGCAATGACTTCAACCTCAACTTCATTTCCGGCACCGAGGTCAGCTCCATCAATGCCCGCGTCGGCCGACGAAACACGGCAGGCGGCTCCAACGCCGTCACATGGGAAACGCTGTGGGACGAGGGCATCCTGACCGTTGACGGCGGCAACGCCGGCAGCTTTTCAGACCACTTCACAACCACCGGTACCGCAGGCACCTCCGACTACGCTCTGCTTTCCAACCCCGTCCCCGAGCCCGGCTCGCTGGCACTGCTGGGGCTGGGCGGCCTGCTCATCGCCCGCCGTCGCCGCGCAGAATGA
- a CDS encoding cytochrome P460 family protein — MPRIARIVLSIIVVFSLSLIVGCSMFGPSDEDTAQAGALMDQMADYNQWETVPGYDDWEQGTSVHGRVVRYFVNDIAIGNMRDLPAGSIIVKEGYNRDRELQAVTVMQRIAGYDPEHGDWFWARYSPSGELTHAGSVAMCIDCHQDAEGDDYSFANAGF, encoded by the coding sequence ATGCCCAGAATCGCCCGGATCGTATTGTCGATCATCGTCGTGTTTTCTCTGTCGCTGATCGTCGGCTGCTCGATGTTCGGGCCGTCCGACGAAGACACCGCGCAAGCTGGCGCGCTAATGGATCAGATGGCGGACTACAACCAGTGGGAGACCGTGCCCGGCTACGACGATTGGGAGCAGGGGACGAGCGTGCACGGCCGGGTCGTGCGCTACTTCGTGAATGACATCGCCATCGGCAACATGCGCGACCTGCCCGCCGGGTCGATCATCGTAAAGGAGGGTTACAACCGCGACCGCGAGTTGCAGGCCGTGACGGTGATGCAGCGGATCGCCGGTTACGACCCCGAGCACGGCGACTGGTTCTGGGCGCGGTACTCGCCTTCGGGGGAACTGACGCATGCGGGGAGCGTGGCGATGTGTATCGACTGTCACCAGGACGCCGAGGGCGATGATTACTCGTTCGCCAACGCGGGGTTTTAG
- the pnp gene encoding polyribonucleotide nucleotidyltransferase — MSEVIHRVELELAGRTLSIETGKLAKQAGGSVLVQYGETVILGTAVHSDPRPGLDFFPLTVDYREKISAAGKFPGGFRKREGPPNQKEILTMRNIDRPIRPLFPKGYIDEVQIQCWVLAYDGQNEPDVLAGIAASAALSISNIPFQGPVGNVRIGRVDGELVAMPTAAQDAYSDLDMLLCGHEDGINMIEVGAYEMPEDEVNAAVAFGYEYVKQITSMIKDLQAKCGQEKVGGDVVVPEEIAKLVNDKLAGPLRAAKVSDGSKLDRQVAVRECKKDFFKAEFPKPGEDATPFQIDASRERLKFAKIAAHDLEEEITRAIIRDGKRTDGRAADELRRIVCETGLLPRVHGSGLFQRGETQALVTTVLGTGKDEQIVDGLGQEYSEKFYLHYNFPPFSVGEAKRITGPGRREIGHGKLAEKALLPVLPPVEKFPYTVRLVSDILESNGSSSMASACGGCLALMDAGVPISAPVAGISIGMIRADEPGQEDVYLTDIQGEEDHFGDMDFKVCGTREGVTAVQIDMKIRGLTLDQVKKAFDLARTNRIQIIEFIEAEIPEPRKELSQYAPRMLTTHIHPDKIGKLIGPGGKMIRSLEASTGAKIEIEEDGTVFLSAVGAGKAEKALEEVEKLCAEVKEGAIYTGKVSSIKDFGAFIEVMPGQDGLCHISELTTGFVDRVTDILSVGEEVRVKVILVDDAGRVKLSRKEAYKEEGIEDPHANRERSGGGGGGDRGGRDGGGRGRGGGGGRGGRGGRDGGKRDGGGGDKPQDGGSSGGFEGMGDGGNEPDAQPAGSEG, encoded by the coding sequence ATGTCTGAAGTGATCCATCGCGTCGAGCTCGAGCTCGCGGGCCGTACCTTATCCATCGAGACCGGCAAGCTCGCCAAGCAGGCCGGCGGCTCGGTGCTTGTGCAGTATGGCGAGACCGTCATCCTCGGCACCGCCGTCCACTCCGACCCGCGCCCCGGGCTGGACTTCTTCCCCCTTACCGTCGACTACCGTGAGAAGATCAGCGCCGCGGGCAAGTTCCCCGGCGGGTTCCGCAAGCGCGAGGGGCCCCCGAACCAGAAAGAAATCCTGACCATGCGGAACATCGACCGGCCCATCCGGCCGCTGTTCCCCAAGGGCTACATCGACGAGGTCCAGATCCAGTGCTGGGTCCTCGCCTACGACGGCCAGAACGAGCCCGATGTCCTCGCGGGCATCGCCGCCTCGGCCGCGCTGTCGATCAGCAACATCCCGTTCCAGGGCCCCGTGGGTAATGTCCGCATCGGCCGGGTCGACGGCGAGCTCGTCGCCATGCCCACCGCCGCGCAGGACGCCTACTCCGACCTGGACATGCTGCTGTGTGGCCACGAAGACGGCATCAACATGATCGAGGTCGGCGCCTACGAGATGCCCGAGGACGAGGTCAACGCGGCCGTGGCGTTTGGCTACGAGTACGTCAAGCAGATCACGTCGATGATTAAGGACCTGCAGGCCAAGTGCGGCCAGGAAAAGGTCGGCGGCGATGTCGTCGTCCCCGAAGAGATCGCGAAGCTGGTCAACGACAAGCTCGCCGGCCCGCTGCGCGCGGCGAAGGTGTCGGACGGCTCGAAGCTCGACCGGCAGGTCGCCGTCCGCGAGTGCAAGAAGGACTTCTTCAAGGCCGAGTTCCCCAAGCCCGGCGAAGACGCCACGCCGTTCCAGATCGATGCGTCGCGTGAGCGGCTGAAGTTCGCAAAGATCGCGGCGCACGACCTTGAAGAAGAAATCACCCGCGCGATTATTCGCGACGGCAAGCGGACCGACGGCCGCGCGGCCGACGAGCTGCGCCGCATCGTCTGCGAGACCGGGCTCCTCCCCCGCGTACACGGCAGCGGCCTGTTCCAACGCGGCGAGACCCAGGCGCTGGTCACCACCGTCCTGGGCACCGGCAAGGACGAGCAGATCGTCGATGGGCTGGGCCAGGAATATTCCGAGAAGTTCTACCTGCACTACAACTTCCCGCCGTTCTCCGTCGGCGAAGCCAAGCGCATCACCGGCCCGGGCCGACGCGAGATCGGCCACGGCAAGCTGGCTGAAAAAGCACTGCTGCCCGTGCTCCCGCCCGTCGAGAAGTTCCCCTACACCGTCCGGCTTGTTTCCGACATCCTTGAGTCCAACGGCTCGTCCTCCATGGCCTCGGCCTGTGGCGGCTGCCTCGCGCTCATGGACGCGGGCGTGCCCATCAGCGCTCCGGTCGCCGGCATCTCGATCGGCATGATCCGTGCCGACGAGCCGGGCCAGGAAGACGTCTACCTCACCGACATCCAGGGCGAGGAAGACCACTTCGGTGATATGGACTTCAAGGTCTGCGGCACCCGCGAGGGCGTCACGGCCGTGCAGATCGACATGAAGATCCGCGGGCTCACGCTCGACCAGGTCAAGAAGGCGTTCGACCTGGCGCGGACCAACCGCATCCAGATCATTGAATTCATCGAGGCCGAGATCCCCGAGCCCCGCAAGGAGCTGTCGCAGTACGCCCCGCGCATGCTGACGACGCACATCCACCCCGACAAGATCGGCAAGCTGATCGGCCCCGGCGGCAAGATGATCCGCTCGCTCGAAGCCAGCACCGGCGCGAAGATCGAGATCGAAGAAGACGGCACGGTCTTCCTCTCGGCGGTCGGTGCGGGCAAGGCCGAGAAGGCCCTCGAAGAAGTCGAGAAGCTCTGCGCCGAAGTCAAGGAAGGCGCGATCTACACCGGCAAGGTGTCGAGCATCAAGGACTTTGGCGCGTTTATCGAAGTGATGCCCGGCCAGGACGGCCTGTGCCACATCTCCGAGCTGACGACGGGCTTTGTCGACCGCGTGACGGATATCCTGAGCGTGGGCGAAGAGGTCCGCGTGAAGGTGATCCTTGTCGATGATGCGGGCCGCGTGAAGCTCAGCCGTAAGGAAGCGTACAAGGAAGAAGGCATCGAAGACCCGCACGCCAACCGCGAACGCAGCGGCGGGGGTGGCGGCGGTGACCGTGGCGGCCGCGATGGCGGCGGCCGTGGACGTGGCGGCGGCGGTGGCCGGGGTGGTCGCGGCGGGCGTGACGGCGGCAAACGTGATGGCGGTGGCGGCGACAAGCCCCAAGACGGCGGCTCGTCGGGCGGCTTTGAGGGGATGGGCGACGGCGGCAACGAGCCCGACGCCCAGCCCGCCGGCAGCGAAGGGTAA
- the rpsO gene encoding 30S ribosomal protein S15: protein MSITAEKKQEVMAEFGRDDKDTGSPEVQVAILTHRIKEMTAHLKQHKHDYSSQRGLLAMVSRRTRLLRYLKKSNRQSYLDLIAKLGLRK, encoded by the coding sequence ATGAGCATTACCGCAGAGAAGAAACAGGAAGTCATGGCCGAGTTCGGCCGGGACGACAAAGATACCGGCAGCCCCGAGGTCCAGGTCGCGATTTTGACGCACCGGATCAAGGAGATGACCGCCCACCTCAAGCAGCACAAGCACGACTACTCGTCGCAGCGCGGGCTGTTGGCGATGGTGTCGCGGCGGACCCGCCTGCTCCGCTACCTCAAGAAGAGCAACCGCCAGTCCTACCTCGACCTGATCGCGAAGCTGGGTCTGCGTAAGTAA
- a CDS encoding acyl carrier protein, whose product MSMSDEEIFEKIQEVLEEALGVDDDEVTPEARLGEDLGAESIDYLDISFRLEKQFDIKIGETEMFDQSVLSDDGIVEDGKVTDAGLAALREKMPHADLDAFAADPQVEKLGDVFTVDMVCKFVKSKLG is encoded by the coding sequence ATGTCGATGTCTGATGAAGAAATCTTTGAGAAGATCCAGGAAGTCCTCGAAGAGGCGCTCGGCGTCGACGACGACGAGGTGACCCCCGAGGCCCGCCTGGGCGAAGACCTCGGGGCCGAGTCCATCGACTACCTCGATATCAGCTTCCGCCTCGAAAAGCAGTTCGATATCAAGATCGGCGAGACCGAGATGTTCGACCAGTCCGTGCTGTCGGATGATGGCATCGTCGAGGACGGCAAAGTGACCGACGCCGGCCTCGCCGCGCTGCGCGAGAAGATGCCCCACGCCGACCTCGACGCCTTCGCCGCCGACCCGCAGGTCGAGAAGCTCGGCGATGTGTTCACCGTCGATATGGTCTGCAAGTTCGTGAAGAGCAAGCTGGGCTAA
- a CDS encoding polyketide synthase dehydratase domain-containing protein — protein MKFDLIDKVVSRDAETLSAVKNVSAAEEYLGDHFPGFPILPGVMMLEALVQAARHFAAGADDPPPRPLVVAEVRNVRYSGMVRPGETLAIDIKLRKRDGHRYDFQGTGSVEGRAAVTGRFSLAPIADPA, from the coding sequence GTGAAGTTTGACCTGATCGACAAAGTGGTATCGCGGGACGCCGAGACGCTCTCGGCGGTGAAGAACGTCAGCGCGGCCGAGGAGTATCTGGGGGACCACTTCCCGGGCTTCCCGATCCTGCCGGGGGTGATGATGTTGGAGGCGCTGGTGCAGGCCGCGCGTCACTTCGCCGCCGGCGCGGACGACCCGCCGCCGCGCCCGCTGGTCGTGGCCGAGGTGCGGAACGTCCGCTACAGCGGGATGGTCCGGCCCGGCGAGACGCTGGCGATCGACATCAAGCTCCGAAAACGCGACGGCCACCGCTACGACTTCCAGGGCACGGGCAGCGTCGAAGGCCGCGCCGCTGTCACCGGCCGATTCTCCCTCGCACCGATCGCCGACCCCGCCTAA
- the cyaB gene encoding class IV adenylate cyclase: MPVEIEAKMRLPDRAALVQMLERLGAAFGAELAETNTYFDIEEGDLKRSDQALRLRVEVTSPGTPDERAVNILAHKGPRSPGKLKSREETEVHVTDAATASKLLNALGYRSVLTFEKRRTRYKLDGCLVELDELPLLGHFVEIEGPSESQVFAVREKIGLADTPLIETSYIGLLKHHLREHQIESTVVRFASGD; this comes from the coding sequence ATGCCCGTCGAGATCGAAGCCAAGATGCGACTGCCCGACCGCGCTGCGCTGGTGCAGATGCTGGAACGCTTGGGCGCAGCATTCGGCGCCGAACTCGCGGAGACGAACACCTACTTCGATATCGAGGAGGGCGATCTCAAACGCAGTGACCAGGCCTTGCGCCTTCGCGTCGAAGTCACCAGCCCGGGCACGCCCGACGAACGCGCCGTCAATATCCTCGCCCACAAAGGCCCGCGCTCGCCGGGCAAACTCAAGTCCCGCGAAGAGACCGAGGTCCATGTCACCGACGCGGCGACGGCCAGCAAACTGCTCAACGCACTGGGCTACCGCAGCGTGCTGACGTTCGAGAAACGCCGGACCCGCTACAAGCTCGACGGCTGCCTGGTCGAGCTCGACGAGCTGCCGCTCCTGGGCCACTTCGTCGAGATCGAAGGCCCCAGCGAATCGCAGGTCTTCGCCGTCCGCGAAAAAATCGGGCTGGCCGATACCCCATTGATCGAGACGAGCTACATCGGGCTGCTCAAGCATCATCTGCGCGAGCATCAGATCGAGAGCACTGTGGTGCGTTTCGCAAGCGGCGATTGA
- a CDS encoding WYL domain-containing protein, with product MASERVYRLLRLITLLQSRTPWSATDLAREMGVSRRTVFRDLNALQAAGVPCHHVEGQGYRLGKSAQLPPMSLNAAEVLGLMQLIKQAGAQRSRPMHAAALSAMYKLISTAPESLRSTCAEMIANVSIRPDAEIDGEAESAHYQTLHRAIAEQRACKLRYTSPVEDGAMEMVFHPYALHHANRAWYLLGHSPMHDEVRVLKLVRIEKLELLKKTFTRPRGFSVAQKLGHAWRLIPEGKVHKIELRFSPRVATNVAEVRWHHSQSHEIGKDGACVMRFEVDGLNEIAWWVCGYADQVKVVKPKKLAKIVAEMHRSAAEQYG from the coding sequence ATGGCCAGTGAACGTGTGTACCGGCTGCTCCGGCTGATCACGCTGTTGCAGTCGCGGACGCCTTGGTCGGCCACGGACCTCGCGCGGGAGATGGGCGTATCGCGGCGGACGGTCTTCCGCGACCTCAACGCGCTCCAGGCGGCGGGCGTGCCTTGCCATCATGTCGAGGGCCAGGGGTATCGGCTGGGCAAGAGCGCGCAGCTCCCGCCGATGTCGCTCAACGCGGCCGAGGTGCTCGGGCTGATGCAGCTCATCAAGCAGGCCGGCGCCCAGCGCAGCCGACCGATGCACGCCGCGGCGCTGTCGGCGATGTACAAGCTCATCTCGACCGCGCCCGAGTCGCTGCGCAGCACCTGCGCCGAGATGATCGCCAACGTCAGCATCCGCCCCGACGCCGAGATCGACGGCGAGGCCGAGTCGGCGCACTACCAGACCCTGCACCGCGCGATCGCCGAGCAGCGCGCCTGCAAGCTACGCTACACCTCGCCCGTCGAGGACGGCGCGATGGAGATGGTGTTCCACCCCTACGCGCTGCACCACGCCAACCGCGCTTGGTACCTGCTGGGCCACAGCCCGATGCACGACGAGGTCCGGGTCCTCAAGCTCGTCCGCATCGAGAAACTCGAACTGCTGAAGAAGACATTCACGCGGCCGCGCGGCTTTTCAGTCGCGCAGAAACTCGGCCATGCCTGGCGTCTGATCCCCGAAGGCAAGGTCCACAAGATCGAATTGCGTTTTTCGCCACGCGTCGCGACCAACGTCGCCGAGGTCCGCTGGCACCACAGCCAGTCGCACGAGATCGGCAAAGACGGAGCGTGCGTGATGCGATTCGAGGTCGATGGGCTTAACGAGATCGCATGGTGGGTCTGCGGGTACGCGGACCAGGTCAAGGTCGTGAAGCCGAAGAAGCTGGCGAAGATTGTGGCGGAGATGCACCGAAGCGCGGCGGAGCAGTACGGTTAG
- a CDS encoding NAD(P)H-hydrate dehydratase: MQQVHDIPPPPARPDAGHKGTFGTVIVVGGCTTMLGAPALCARAAFRCGAGLVKIASPPEIVPHVLTIEPGATGVLLSGDADAASEAIDAADPGKKAVLAVGPGLGRGDWQRALVMRLLAGPRAVVLDADGLNVLAAALSDRDAAFHGSESGKKAVARVLTPHPGEFRRLAQPLGITFDPTDPAQRPDAAAALAQALNAVVLLKGQHTVITDGHRCVRNTTGNPALATAGSGDVLTGLTAALLAQGMSAFDAAHLAAHLHGRAADRWASKHGRAGLRAINLADEIPGAINEQSASTKRL, translated from the coding sequence ATGCAACAAGTCCACGACATACCGCCTCCCCCCGCACGCCCCGACGCCGGGCACAAGGGCACGTTCGGCACGGTGATCGTCGTCGGCGGGTGTACGACGATGCTCGGGGCCCCGGCGCTATGCGCCCGTGCGGCGTTTCGCTGCGGGGCGGGGCTGGTAAAGATCGCGTCACCCCCGGAAATTGTGCCGCACGTTCTGACGATCGAGCCCGGCGCGACGGGGGTGTTGCTGTCGGGCGACGCCGACGCGGCATCTGAGGCGATCGACGCGGCCGACCCGGGGAAGAAGGCCGTGCTCGCGGTTGGTCCCGGCCTGGGCCGGGGCGACTGGCAGCGGGCGCTGGTGATGCGCCTGCTCGCGGGGCCGCGCGCTGTCGTGCTCGATGCGGATGGGCTCAACGTGCTTGCAGCAGCGCTGAGTGATCGTGATGCGGCTTTTCATGGGAGCGAATCTGGGAAGAAAGCCGTCGCCCGAGTCCTCACCCCGCACCCCGGTGAGTTTCGCCGACTCGCCCAGCCGCTTGGCATCACGTTCGACCCGACCGACCCCGCGCAGCGCCCGGACGCCGCGGCCGCGCTCGCGCAAGCGCTCAACGCAGTTGTCCTCCTCAAAGGCCAGCACACCGTCATCACCGACGGCCACCGCTGCGTCCGCAACACTACCGGCAACCCCGCGCTCGCCACCGCCGGGTCGGGCGATGTCCTGACGGGGCTCACCGCCGCGCTGCTCGCGCAGGGTATGTCTGCTTTCGACGCCGCGCACCTCGCCGCGCACCTCCACGGCCGCGCCGCCGACCGGTGGGCCTCAAAGCACGGCCGGGCCGGGCTCCGCGCGATCAATCTCGCGGATGAAATCCCGGGCGCGATCAACGAACAGTCTGCATCGACTAAACGGTTGTAG
- the larB gene encoding nickel pincer cofactor biosynthesis protein LarB translates to MSDPEKLGHIDALLAAVRDGAIGVDDAARRLRELQAQPLGFATVDHHRAQRCGAAEVIFAAGKTPQQVASIAGVLLERSPCVLITRANTEQLDHVEQALSDTPIERGQLGGTAILGDPPKENVRGRVAIPIVTAGTSDLPVAEEAAMTCRALGHPVAPINDVGVAGIHRVLHRADEVRAGHVVIVIAGMEGALPSVVGGLVDSPVIAVPTSVGYGASFGGVAALLGMLNSCASGVTVVNIDNGFGAAYAACRINKLGSS, encoded by the coding sequence ATGAGCGATCCTGAAAAACTTGGCCATATAGACGCGCTGCTTGCCGCAGTGCGCGACGGCGCGATCGGTGTCGATGATGCGGCGCGTCGTCTGCGAGAACTCCAGGCCCAGCCGCTGGGGTTTGCGACGGTGGACCACCACCGGGCCCAGCGCTGCGGTGCGGCCGAGGTGATCTTCGCGGCGGGCAAGACGCCGCAGCAGGTCGCGTCGATCGCCGGGGTGCTGCTGGAGCGTTCGCCGTGCGTGCTCATCACGCGGGCCAACACCGAGCAACTCGACCATGTTGAACAGGCGTTGTCTGACACCCCCATTGAGCGCGGCCAACTCGGCGGTACGGCGATCCTCGGTGACCCCCCAAAAGAAAACGTCCGGGGGCGGGTGGCGATCCCGATCGTCACGGCTGGGACCAGCGACCTGCCCGTCGCCGAGGAGGCGGCGATGACATGCCGGGCGCTGGGCCACCCGGTTGCACCGATCAACGACGTCGGCGTCGCGGGGATCCACCGCGTGCTGCACCGGGCGGATGAAGTCCGGGCGGGGCACGTCGTGATCGTGATCGCGGGGATGGAGGGCGCACTGCCGAGCGTAGTCGGGGGGCTGGTCGATTCGCCCGTGATCGCGGTGCCCACGAGCGTGGGCTACGGCGCGAGCTTTGGCGGTGTCGCGGCACTGCTGGGCATGCTCAACTCGTGTGCCTCGGGCGTGACGGTCGTGAACATCGACAACGGCTTTGGCGCGGCGTACGCGGCGTGCCGGATCAACAAGCTAGGGAGTAGTTGA
- a CDS encoding DUF2007 domain-containing protein has protein sequence MGEGYVTIERYDNPLHADLAQIRLEEEGIPVYLHNRNIVWADPLLSNAVGSIKVQVPAEDADRAFELIASIREQIRWSLDNPKPMDEDTCLNCGEPMPEEIDTCAQCGWSYAAEEPA, from the coding sequence ATGGGTGAGGGCTATGTGACGATCGAGCGGTACGACAACCCGCTGCACGCGGACCTCGCCCAGATCCGTTTGGAGGAGGAGGGCATCCCCGTCTACCTCCACAACCGCAACATCGTCTGGGCCGACCCGCTGCTGAGTAACGCGGTGGGGAGCATCAAGGTGCAGGTCCCGGCGGAGGACGCCGATCGCGCGTTCGAGCTGATCGCGTCGATCCGTGAACAGATCCGCTGGTCGCTGGACAACCCCAAGCCGATGGATGAGGACACCTGCCTGAACTGCGGCGAGCCGATGCCCGAGGAGATCGACACCTGCGCCCAGTGTGGCTGGAGCTATGCGGCCGAAGAACCCGCGTAG